From Populus alba chromosome 16, ASM523922v2, whole genome shotgun sequence:
tccctaatcaagtcatgcatcttgacataTCTATAATCATCATACGTTGTCATAGCACCTTCCAATAGGCAGACACTTTCAAGTCTATTAAGCATCGTGTGGCCTTTGTTAAATTCTGCCTCCCTACTCTTCAGCCCTTTTATCACTCCCTCGTCAATCAAATAAGCTATCAAATCCTCTCTACGGATCTTTAAGTCTTCCGGGAATAATGCACAGCACAAGAAGCATTGTTGCAGTTCTGACTCCTTTAAGTGCATAAAACTAAATCTCAGTATGTGGAATACCTCAGGCTCCATATCATATTTCCTAATTCTTGATTGTTTCAGGTCCTCTGAAGCATTCCTCCACTCACATCTGTCATCCACTCCCCTCATGGTTCCGGCCATTGTTATAATTCCAAGAGGCAAACCAGCACATTCACTTGCAATAGATCTTGCAATTTCTTCCACTTCTGGAGGAATACATCCAAGTACCTTCATGAACAGAGCCCAAGCTTCTTCCATTGAAAGAGGCTCCACTTTGATTGTCTTCTGGCAGAACATCCGCTGACAAACTCCAAATGATCGAGTTGTAAGAATTAGTTTGCATCCCTTCACTTTGATAGGAATTCCCACCTTATTATAATCAAAACAGTCCCACAAATCATCTAAGATGAGAACCCACCGCTGTTTCTCAATTAATGCTTTTGACAGTTTTGCAGCCCTTTTCCTCTCGTTGTCTTCATTTGAAAGATCTAAATGAATGTCGTTTGCAATAAGATTCTGCAATTTACAAACACTAAAATCCTGCGATACCGTGATCCAGTGAACATGAGGAAAAGTGCCAGGTTCTTGTAGAAGCTGATTGTAGATATGTGTGAGCAATGTTGTTTTGCCCACACCCCCCATCCCGTAAATGCCAATACTTGATGAGGCTTCATCATTCATTATCCACGACCAGATagcattcttattattttcaaactctccacCTATTAGTTCTTCAGTTAGAAACACATCTCGTCCGCTCTCATCGCCATTACGTTGAAGAACTTCATGAGAGCTATCTCTCACAACAGGCTGCCCAGGGTCTCCAACCATGTTCACTAGTGGAGGACAGAGTTGATCATGATAATCTTCTTGAGGCTCATCATGATTAACAAGTGGCCTCCCACGAGAACTACCTCTTACAACAGGCTGCCCAGTTACTCTCACCAGATGTTGCCCTTGTGGTGCCACATTGTCGACTTCAACATGTAAGCTAGTAGGTAATGTATCTCCTGGAGTCTCATTTGTGTTGCCTGTAAGCCCTCCAGAAGAGCTACCTCCTGCACCAGGCTGCACTACTCCTCCAGTCCCATTCTCTGTATCATCCTCCATTAACCATCTACTGAACTCTTCCACACTTCTTCCAAGTGGGTGACCCATTCTATCCGCTGCTTGTGTCGTTCCTGCATCTCCTGCCACATTGTCGACTtcattgttttgttcttgtggaGTGGTTGGAATGGCATTATCATTAAAATTGCTTGAACTTGCTATGCCTTTATGTCTTTTGTTGCAATGACGCATATCTAGAAAAGCTGCTTCTTGAACTTGTTGAGGAACTTGTCCACAAACTGCAACACCATGCCCTTCCTCTCCTGAcaaatgccatttgatccttgaaatggAAGTAGCAGCAGCAAATTTAAAGCCACAAAATGTACAGATGAAACGACCATCATCCAGCTTCTCAACATGATCCCAAAATCGATCCTTCCGTTTAGCCATTTTCACCGCGAACTTCTTTGGCCCTTCAAACATCaaatgaaaaattgtcaaaagtaaCGCATAAAAATGGATGTTGAATTAATTGGAAAATAAGAACTCAatcttaaaatgaaaatttagaggaaatcattatttttttaaaataagaaagcaaaggaaaagagTGCATACCTCAATCTTACAAAGCAGTGCCCTTCAAAGAAAGAAGCCCAGAAGCAAAGGCAGCGAGTACAAATGCTACAGTTTGTCAACAACCAGCAAACATcccatatatataaataaactgaAGCTGTAAAACAAAGCatgtaaaatcaaatcaatcattACAAATTCTGAAATTAAATAGGCAGGCACTTAACTGTATATTTTCCTATAGAGATGTACTTTAagcagataaaaaattataacaaatattgaataatttaaataattgtcAGAAAagcaatctaaaataaaactttggAAGAAATTCTGCTTGTTTTGAAGATAAATAGTTGAGTTTGATGGCAAAATGAACATGTAAGAACAAAGCTATAATATGAGTTTTGAGTTCTAAAATAGATTAAGCaacacatatataatatttaagttcTACCAGATTGATCAATCGACAATCCTACTTATTATTTCTACAACCAAATGGGCAAATCTTATTTGAAACAAAGTTAGTggtacaaaaacaagaaaagaaagtaggATTTACCTTGCAAGCAAGAAAGATACAGATCAAGAACACAATATGAGATGATTCGATTCAATCAGAAAAAGGAAGCACAGATCATGAGAAtggtttaagaaatttggtgagGGAAATTAGGAAGTCAATGGTATACTGAGAGAGATCAAGCAGAAGACAATGTCATTTTTGCAGTAGCTGGCTACCATGATAGTAGTATGGCCAgctcaataataattaattattgtatctTTTAATAAGAAGGAAGCAGCAGCTTTCCtaccaaatattatattataagatatagCAGGTTGCTTTTAACCTTTAATTATATGCAAGTGCTGCCGTTTGCTTTCACTTTTGAATTTCTCAAGTCATTCACATTGAATGCAATTCTTATCCATTAAAGGGGTCAATATAGTCATTCCATTCACTTTCGAATTTGTCTTAATAATGTTACGAGGCTCGCTTTCACTTATTATGCTGTAAAAGATTATTTCATCACTTCATGagttaattaattacttaagTGAAcactataattgttttttagttttaaaaatattttaaaaaatttaatttttttattttaaagtaatgttttttttaatgtttttagatattttaatatgctgatatcaaatataatttttaaaaaataaaaaatatattattttaatatatttttaaataaaaaataaagtaatacaTACTCTTATAATTTCATGTGTACTGTGATgttgaaaaaaacatgtaatattCAAGTCCTGACAttgcaataatttaaatatatttactcatcacacaataaaagattatttgcCATTTCATAACTTGACTAATTTTGTCacagtaacaat
This genomic window contains:
- the LOC118037528 gene encoding probable disease resistance protein At4g27220; its protein translation is MAKRKDRFWDHVEKLDDGRFICTFCGFKFAAATSISRIKWHLSGEEGHGVAVCGQVPQQVQEAAFLDMRHCNKRHKGIASSSNFNDNAIPTTPQEQNNEVDNVAGDAGTTQAADRMGHPLGRSVEEFSRWLMEDDTENGTGGVVQPGAGGSSSGGLTGNTNETPGDTLPTSLHVEVDNVAPQGQHLVRVTGQPVVRGSSRGRPLVNHDEPQEDYHDQLCPPLVNMVGDPGQPVVRDSSHEVLQRNGDESGRDVFLTEELIGGEFENNKNAIWSWIMNDEASSSIGIYGMGGVGKTTLLTHIYNQLLQEPGTFPHVHWITVSQDFSVCKLQNLIANDIHLDLSNEDNERKRAAKLSKALIEKQRWVLILDDLWDCFDYNKVGIPIKVKGCKLILTTRSFGVCQRMFCQKTIKVEPLSMEEAWALFMKVLGCIPPEVEEIARSIASECAGLPLGIITMAGTMRGVDDRCEWRNASEDLKQSRIRKYDMEPEVFHILRFSFMHLKESELQQCFLCCALFPEDLKIRREDLIAYLIDEGVIKGLKSREAEFNKGHTMLNRLESVCLLEGAMTTYDDYRYVKMHDLIRDMAIQILEDNCQCMVKAGARLREVPGAEEWTENLTRVSLMHNQIEEIPSSHSPCCPSLSTLLLCGNSELQFIADSFFEQLRGLKVLDLSRTNITKLPDSVSELVSLTALLLGGCKMLRHVPSLEKLRALKRLDLSGTRALEKMPQGMECLCNLRYLRMNGCGEKEFPSGLLPKLSHLQVFVLEDWIPFGTKDNRREQPVLIIVKGKEVGCLRKLERLECHFEGYSDYVEYLKSRDETKSLSRYEIRVGLLLYKSYYGYNKCRRKTIVWGNLSIDRDGDFQVMFPKDIQQLTIHNNDDATSLCDFWSLIKNATELEAINISDCNSMESLVSSSWFCSAPPPSPSYSGIFFSLKEFSCYDCKNMKKLFPLVLLPSLVNLEYIQVGNCEKMEEIIGGTRSDEEGVMGEESSTDLKLPKLRSLLLIRLPELKSICSVNLICDSLQSIIVKNCEKLKRMGICLPLLENGEPSPPPSLRDIYPSSKKWWESVVEWEHPNAEDVLRPFVRFDQDDLLLRKLTMAILHRHNMKKINKVSN